One genomic segment of Candidatus Binatia bacterium includes these proteins:
- a CDS encoding phosphotransferase: MLSHDVDLSDLQPKLIAWLQRQMPQARDLSISDIERVGAGFTNVSIPFTLRWQEAGEQHTAGMLFRSAVTSYPVYPDFKLERQFRIMQCLQGTNVPVPRVYWMEQDEAPLGFPFYIMGKITGVVPSEYPPYHSSGICHDATPELRAKMWWGTLRAMANIHKLDWQQRGLSFLGVPTQGTGPVDQELDYWECYLNWAKEERQPILEASLEWLKKNRYAPARVTLCWGDARLPNTMFSPDGDVLAVLDWDAATLGDPETDLAFMIALDWLLSEGTGVPRLDGFPTTAETIQRYEELTGWRVENFFYNEVFATVRAALTVLRVQKNLLKMGIELPGEDPIVDNFCTQRIASLLNLPMPTAPRNAAARSEEVSGIVQLRLTGSGGRDWYVVADKGQIVRHEGQADRPDATITIAAEDWAAIQRGEIKPFNAWTSGKLKVAGNHALYQQLADVIART, from the coding sequence AGATCTGTCCATCTCGGACATCGAACGCGTCGGCGCGGGCTTCACCAACGTGAGTATTCCTTTCACGCTGCGCTGGCAGGAAGCGGGGGAGCAGCACACCGCGGGCATGTTGTTCCGCAGCGCCGTAACTTCCTATCCCGTGTATCCGGACTTCAAGCTGGAACGCCAGTTCCGCATCATGCAATGCCTGCAAGGTACGAATGTGCCGGTTCCGAGAGTCTACTGGATGGAACAGGATGAAGCCCCGCTCGGCTTCCCCTTCTACATCATGGGTAAGATCACGGGGGTCGTGCCTTCCGAGTATCCCCCGTACCATTCCTCCGGGATCTGTCATGACGCAACACCCGAGTTGCGAGCCAAGATGTGGTGGGGGACGCTGCGGGCGATGGCCAACATTCACAAGCTGGACTGGCAGCAGCGAGGGCTGTCGTTTCTCGGTGTTCCTACGCAGGGCACCGGGCCGGTGGACCAGGAACTCGACTACTGGGAGTGCTACCTCAACTGGGCGAAGGAGGAGCGACAGCCGATCCTCGAAGCGTCCTTGGAGTGGCTGAAGAAGAACCGCTACGCGCCGGCGCGCGTGACCTTGTGCTGGGGTGATGCCCGATTGCCCAACACGATGTTCAGCCCGGATGGCGATGTCCTCGCCGTGCTCGACTGGGACGCGGCGACGCTGGGGGATCCGGAAACCGACCTGGCATTCATGATCGCCCTGGACTGGTTGCTCAGCGAAGGCACCGGCGTGCCCCGTTTGGATGGCTTCCCCACCACGGCAGAAACGATCCAGCGCTACGAGGAGCTGACCGGCTGGCGGGTGGAGAATTTCTTCTACAACGAGGTGTTCGCCACCGTCCGCGCCGCGCTCACGGTGCTCCGGGTGCAGAAGAACTTGCTGAAGATGGGCATCGAGTTGCCCGGCGAAGACCCGATTGTCGATAACTTCTGTACCCAGAGAATCGCGAGTTTGTTGAATCTGCCGATGCCCACCGCACCGAGAAACGCGGCGGCGCGCAGCGAAGAGGTTTCGGGAATCGTGCAATTGCGCCTGACGGGATCAGGCGGCAGGGATTGGTATGTCGTGGCCGACAAAGGCCAGATCGTCCGCCATGAAGGACAGGCCGACCGCCCCGATGCGACCATCACCATCGCGGCCGAAGACTGGGCGGCCATTCAACGCGGTGAGATCAAGCCCTTCAATGCCTGGACGAGCGGCAAGCTCAAGGTGGCCGGCAACCATGCCCTTTACCAGCAGCTGGCGGACGTCATCGCGCGAACGTGA